One part of the Malus sylvestris chromosome 2, drMalSylv7.2, whole genome shotgun sequence genome encodes these proteins:
- the LOC126586133 gene encoding triacylglycerol lipase OBL1-like isoform X1, producing the protein MACDKGFSSSYFLLKPEEVGFFDLVHILFSSNVEEGRYADYSKSEGTVTDDTISFRRRWLMFISILAQKFLQLVSKPLSVLGSGIEMCLNLLSSNRNIFVLVLNSFRGKLVKPDKSSATFLSFIGNMDKRVKLDSSIKHDDANYHAALSMMASKASYENKTYIETTVNDHWKMEFLGFYDFWNDYQQKATTQAFLLRDKTGDRDTIVVAFRGTEPFDADAWCSDFDISWYELSAGVGKIHGGFMKALGLQKNVGWPKEIKQEDGQPAVAYYAIREMLKELLSQNDQARYIVTGHSLGGALAILFPTVLALHNEAWLLEGLQGVYTFGQPRVGDEKFGEFMTEKLKEHGIRYFRFVYGNDMVPRLPYDDKDLMFKHFGTCLYYNRQYEVKVVAEEPNKNYFSPLGAIPMMINAFCELIRSFTISRTKGPDYKEGSFLRIFRVIGLVLPGVPAHSTQDYVNATRLGSSNVFLPPRNIPQEV; encoded by the exons ATGGCCTGCGACAAGGGATTTTCGAGTAGCTATTTTCTACTGAAGCCAGAAGAAGTTGGCTTCTTTGATCTGGTTCACATTCTGTTCTCCTCCAACGTTGAGGAAGGAAGGTATGCAGATTACTCTAAGAGTGAGGGCACAGTCACAGATGATACGATCAGCTTCAGACGCAGATGGCTTATGTTTATCTCCATCTTGGCTCAAAAGTTTCTGCAACTTGTGTCAAAGCCACTCTCAGTTTTAGGGTCGGGGATTGAAATGTGTTTGAACCTTTTGTCAAGCAACCGCAATATTTTTGTGCTCGTACTCAATTCCTTCCGAG GGAAGTTGGTAAAGCCAGATAAATCATCAGCAACATTTCTGTCATTTATAGGGAATATGGACAAGCGGGTGAAGTTAGACAGTAGCATCAAACATGATGATGCCAATTACCATGCAGCACTCTCTATGATGGCTTCTAAAGCTTCTTATGAAAACAAGACCTACATTGAAACTACTGTGAATGATCACTGGAAG ATGGAGTTCTTGGGATTTTATGACTTCTGGAATG ATTATCAACAAAAAGCCACAACACAAGCCTTCTTGCTTCGTGATAAAACTGGTGACCGTGACACCATTGTTGTGGCCTTTAGGGGAACCGAACCTTTCGACGCCGATGCATGGTGCTCCGACTTTGACATCTCATGGTACGAGCTTTCAGCCGGGGTTGGAAAAATTCATGGTGgctttatgaaagctttagGCTTACAAAAGAATGTTGGTTGGCCTAAAGAAATCAAACAAGAAGATGGGCAGCCAGCCGTAGCTTACTATGCCATTAGAGAGATGCTAAAAGAACTTTTGAGCCAAAACGATCAAGCGAGATACATTGTGACAGGGCATAGTTTGGGTGGGGCTCTAGCAATTCTGTTTCCTACAGTTCTGGCTCTGCACAATGAGGCATGGTTATTGGAGGGGTTGCAAGGGGTGTATACATTTGGGCAGCCAAGGGTAGGAGATGAGAAATTTGGAGAGTTCATGacagaaaaattgaaagagCATGGTATTCGATATTTTAGATTCGTTTATGGTAATGATATGGTGCCTAGGTTGCCTTATGATGACAAGGACTTAATGTTCAAGCATTTTGGGACATGCCTCTACTATAATCGGCAGTATGAAGTGAAG GTTGTTGCAGAAGAACCGAACAAGAATTACTTTTCACCATTGGGGGCAATACCAATGATGATAAATGCCTTCTGCGAGCTGATTAGAAGCTTCACTATTTCACGCACAAAGGGACCAGACTATAAAGAAGGATCTTTTCTAAGAATTTTTAGGGTCATTGGCTTGGTACTTCCAGGCGTTCCAGCTCATAGCACCCAAGATTATGTTAATGCTACCCGGTTGGGATCATCAAACGTATTCCTCCCACCCAGAAACATACCGCAAGAAGTTTAG
- the LOC126586133 gene encoding triacylglycerol lipase OBL1-like isoform X2 translates to MACDKGFSSSYFLLKPEEVGFFDLVHILFSSNVEEGRYADYSKSEGTVTDDTISFRRRWLMFISILAQKFLQLVSKPLSVLGSGIEMCLNLLSSNRNIFVLVLNSFRGNMDKRVKLDSSIKHDDANYHAALSMMASKASYENKTYIETTVNDHWKMEFLGFYDFWNDYQQKATTQAFLLRDKTGDRDTIVVAFRGTEPFDADAWCSDFDISWYELSAGVGKIHGGFMKALGLQKNVGWPKEIKQEDGQPAVAYYAIREMLKELLSQNDQARYIVTGHSLGGALAILFPTVLALHNEAWLLEGLQGVYTFGQPRVGDEKFGEFMTEKLKEHGIRYFRFVYGNDMVPRLPYDDKDLMFKHFGTCLYYNRQYEVKVVAEEPNKNYFSPLGAIPMMINAFCELIRSFTISRTKGPDYKEGSFLRIFRVIGLVLPGVPAHSTQDYVNATRLGSSNVFLPPRNIPQEV, encoded by the exons ATGGCCTGCGACAAGGGATTTTCGAGTAGCTATTTTCTACTGAAGCCAGAAGAAGTTGGCTTCTTTGATCTGGTTCACATTCTGTTCTCCTCCAACGTTGAGGAAGGAAGGTATGCAGATTACTCTAAGAGTGAGGGCACAGTCACAGATGATACGATCAGCTTCAGACGCAGATGGCTTATGTTTATCTCCATCTTGGCTCAAAAGTTTCTGCAACTTGTGTCAAAGCCACTCTCAGTTTTAGGGTCGGGGATTGAAATGTGTTTGAACCTTTTGTCAAGCAACCGCAATATTTTTGTGCTCGTACTCAATTCCTTCCGAG GGAATATGGACAAGCGGGTGAAGTTAGACAGTAGCATCAAACATGATGATGCCAATTACCATGCAGCACTCTCTATGATGGCTTCTAAAGCTTCTTATGAAAACAAGACCTACATTGAAACTACTGTGAATGATCACTGGAAG ATGGAGTTCTTGGGATTTTATGACTTCTGGAATG ATTATCAACAAAAAGCCACAACACAAGCCTTCTTGCTTCGTGATAAAACTGGTGACCGTGACACCATTGTTGTGGCCTTTAGGGGAACCGAACCTTTCGACGCCGATGCATGGTGCTCCGACTTTGACATCTCATGGTACGAGCTTTCAGCCGGGGTTGGAAAAATTCATGGTGgctttatgaaagctttagGCTTACAAAAGAATGTTGGTTGGCCTAAAGAAATCAAACAAGAAGATGGGCAGCCAGCCGTAGCTTACTATGCCATTAGAGAGATGCTAAAAGAACTTTTGAGCCAAAACGATCAAGCGAGATACATTGTGACAGGGCATAGTTTGGGTGGGGCTCTAGCAATTCTGTTTCCTACAGTTCTGGCTCTGCACAATGAGGCATGGTTATTGGAGGGGTTGCAAGGGGTGTATACATTTGGGCAGCCAAGGGTAGGAGATGAGAAATTTGGAGAGTTCATGacagaaaaattgaaagagCATGGTATTCGATATTTTAGATTCGTTTATGGTAATGATATGGTGCCTAGGTTGCCTTATGATGACAAGGACTTAATGTTCAAGCATTTTGGGACATGCCTCTACTATAATCGGCAGTATGAAGTGAAG GTTGTTGCAGAAGAACCGAACAAGAATTACTTTTCACCATTGGGGGCAATACCAATGATGATAAATGCCTTCTGCGAGCTGATTAGAAGCTTCACTATTTCACGCACAAAGGGACCAGACTATAAAGAAGGATCTTTTCTAAGAATTTTTAGGGTCATTGGCTTGGTACTTCCAGGCGTTCCAGCTCATAGCACCCAAGATTATGTTAATGCTACCCGGTTGGGATCATCAAACGTATTCCTCCCACCCAGAAACATACCGCAAGAAGTTTAG